One Algihabitans albus DNA segment encodes these proteins:
- a CDS encoding LuxR C-terminal-related transcriptional regulator, with protein sequence MPEPSVTALKSESDQKIDIALVDGTNLFREGVLRILSGTQFRVARHVDTIDDLLQLNSDECDYALAIVSLPDGDENFGEKLTELHRVYPKVRLVALAEAFDVEALRHCFMAGVDGFLLKTISSRALLNSLELVMLGERVFPRQLVNLILPRAVTGRTAAPLLSGDLRKLSDREMEIVRCLVAGNSNKVIAAQLSITEATVKVHLKSILRKIGASNRTQAAIWALHNGVQPLESAA encoded by the coding sequence ATGCCCGAGCCGAGCGTTACCGCCTTGAAGAGCGAGTCCGACCAGAAAATCGATATCGCATTGGTCGATGGAACCAATCTGTTTCGCGAGGGCGTGCTGCGCATTCTCAGCGGAACTCAATTTCGTGTCGCGCGTCACGTCGACACGATCGACGACTTGCTGCAGCTGAACTCGGATGAGTGCGACTACGCCTTGGCGATCGTGTCTTTGCCGGATGGCGACGAGAACTTCGGGGAAAAGCTAACCGAATTGCACCGTGTCTATCCCAAGGTCCGGCTGGTCGCACTGGCCGAAGCTTTTGACGTGGAGGCGCTGCGTCATTGCTTCATGGCGGGAGTCGATGGCTTCCTGCTCAAGACCATCTCCAGCCGCGCTTTGCTGAACTCGCTTGAGCTCGTGATGCTCGGCGAACGGGTTTTCCCGCGTCAACTCGTCAATCTGATTCTGCCGCGGGCCGTCACCGGGCGGACGGCCGCTCCCTTGCTCAGCGGCGATCTGCGCAAACTGTCCGACCGCGAGATGGAGATCGTTCGCTGCCTGGTCGCCGGGAATTCCAACAAAGTCATCGCGGCCCAGCTGTCGATAACCGAGGCGACGGTGAAGGTTCACCTCAAGTCGATTCTCAGGAAGATCGGTGCGTCGAACCGCACTCAGGCTGCCATCTGGGCCCTGCACAACGGCGTACAGCCGCTGGAGTCGGCCGCCTAG
- a CDS encoding NAD(P)/FAD-dependent oxidoreductase, translated as MSRLRTAVIVGAGQAGGRTAAQLRKQGWQDRILLLGEEADPPYERPPLSKEVLTQAADPLTGRLYAPEWYQENDVELRLACQVAALDLADRTLTLATGGRESWDVLVLATGCRARRLDCPGADLAGVTTLRTAADARTLSSGLQAGAEVVLVGGGFIGLELAASAAARGCSVTLLEARPQLLERALPNQLSDFLAARHRREGVELRLGVGVVAFEGEEKLQGLRLSDGSRLSADLAVIGVGALPNVELAQAAGLACQDGILVDSHCSAGGSVYALGDCSRHQDAWLGRPVRLESWENAERAPQAAAGAILDRPEPYGGVPWFWTDQYDVNLQLLGLKQPLEREVLRGDPESGSFLSFGLAGERVVTAALVNAGRERRPVKQLMEGRIPLDADALADPDVPLKQLTKGG; from the coding sequence ATGTCGAGATTGCGTACCGCCGTGATCGTGGGCGCCGGCCAGGCTGGCGGCCGTACCGCCGCGCAGCTGCGCAAGCAGGGCTGGCAGGACCGAATTCTGCTGCTGGGCGAGGAAGCCGATCCGCCTTACGAACGGCCGCCGCTGTCGAAGGAGGTGCTGACGCAAGCCGCCGATCCGCTGACCGGCCGTCTCTACGCACCCGAGTGGTATCAGGAGAACGACGTCGAACTCCGCCTCGCATGCCAGGTCGCCGCGCTGGATCTCGCGGACCGAACTCTGACCTTGGCGACCGGTGGGCGCGAATCCTGGGACGTCTTGGTGCTAGCAACCGGTTGCCGGGCCCGTCGCCTGGACTGTCCTGGAGCAGACTTGGCAGGCGTTACGACACTTCGTACGGCCGCCGATGCCCGGACGCTGAGTTCGGGACTGCAGGCCGGAGCGGAGGTGGTCTTGGTCGGCGGCGGTTTCATCGGCCTGGAACTGGCGGCCAGCGCGGCCGCCCGAGGTTGCTCGGTGACGCTGCTGGAAGCTCGGCCGCAGCTTCTCGAGCGCGCCCTTCCGAACCAGCTTTCGGACTTTCTCGCAGCACGCCACCGGCGCGAAGGCGTCGAACTCCGCCTTGGCGTCGGTGTCGTCGCCTTCGAGGGGGAGGAGAAGCTGCAAGGCCTGCGTCTGTCCGACGGCAGTCGCTTGTCCGCCGATCTGGCCGTCATCGGCGTCGGCGCCTTGCCCAATGTCGAACTGGCTCAGGCGGCCGGCCTGGCTTGCCAGGATGGCATTCTCGTCGACAGCCACTGCTCAGCCGGCGGTTCAGTCTATGCTCTCGGCGATTGCAGCCGGCATCAGGATGCCTGGCTCGGCCGTCCGGTACGCCTGGAATCCTGGGAAAATGCCGAACGCGCGCCGCAGGCTGCGGCCGGGGCCATCCTGGACCGGCCGGAGCCTTACGGCGGCGTGCCCTGGTTCTGGACGGATCAGTACGATGTCAATCTGCAGCTCTTGGGATTGAAACAGCCTTTGGAGCGCGAAGTGCTGCGCGGCGATCCCGAGAGCGGAAGTTTCCTGTCGTTCGGTCTGGCCGGCGAGCGTGTCGTCACGGCCGCTCTGGTCAACGCCGGGCGCGAACGGCGGCCTGTCAAGCAGCTCATGGAAGGGCGGATACCCCTCGACGCGGACGCCCTGGCCGATCCCGACGTGCCGCTGAAGCAGCTGACGAAGGGCGGTTAG
- a CDS encoding type III polyketide synthase, which produces MNVPFPLRSTETAVGETPVRIRGIGTALPPHRLTQEDVEHAAGAVLRDSVSEFDRLALSFKAAGIDARYSVAPLEWFADPGGWHSRMELYREGALALFIEAARAALLAADLKPADVDTVVTISTTGIVTPTLDALAFEALGLRRDVQRVPVFGLGCAGGVSGLSIAQRLAASRPGSNVLLVAVEACTLAFRRNRPRKADMIATMLFGDGAAAVCLSTAAGGAVLGSGAEFTWPATLDVMGWDIHDDGFGVVFDRSIPAFLCSHFAAALDTGLAQLGLARSRIARFICHPGGAKVVQALEAALELSADTLDHERSVLRRYGNMSSPTVLFVLKDVLEAPPQGPMLLTALGPGFTAAMLPLHADV; this is translated from the coding sequence ATGAACGTACCCTTTCCCCTCCGGTCGACTGAAACCGCCGTCGGCGAGACGCCAGTGCGGATCCGGGGGATCGGCACCGCCCTGCCGCCGCACCGGCTCACGCAAGAGGATGTGGAGCACGCGGCCGGGGCGGTCCTGCGCGACAGCGTGTCGGAATTCGACCGGCTTGCTCTCAGCTTCAAGGCGGCCGGAATCGACGCGCGCTACTCCGTCGCGCCGCTCGAATGGTTCGCCGATCCCGGCGGCTGGCACAGTCGTATGGAGCTGTATCGGGAGGGTGCGCTGGCGCTTTTTATCGAGGCAGCTCGCGCAGCGTTGTTGGCCGCCGACCTTAAGCCGGCGGACGTCGACACCGTTGTCACGATTTCGACCACCGGTATCGTGACGCCGACACTGGATGCTCTGGCGTTCGAGGCCCTGGGCCTGCGCCGCGACGTTCAGCGGGTTCCTGTCTTCGGGCTCGGATGTGCCGGTGGCGTCAGCGGTTTGTCGATCGCCCAGCGCCTGGCCGCGTCGCGCCCCGGCTCCAACGTGCTGCTGGTGGCCGTCGAGGCCTGCACTCTGGCCTTCCGGCGCAACCGTCCCCGGAAGGCCGATATGATCGCCACAATGCTGTTCGGCGACGGGGCCGCCGCCGTTTGCCTTTCGACGGCCGCCGGCGGCGCTGTTCTCGGCTCTGGCGCCGAGTTCACTTGGCCGGCCACGCTCGACGTTATGGGTTGGGACATTCACGACGACGGTTTCGGCGTGGTCTTCGACCGTTCGATCCCGGCGTTTCTGTGCAGCCATTTCGCAGCGGCGCTCGACACTGGTTTGGCACAGTTGGGGCTGGCCCGCTCCAGGATCGCGCGCTTCATCTGCCACCCGGGTGGCGCAAAGGTCGTGCAGGCGCTCGAAGCTGCGCTTGAGCTCTCGGCGGATACACTGGATCACGAGCGATCCGTACTGCGCCGCTACGGAAACATGTCGTCTCCGACGGTTCTTTTCGTGCTGAAAGACGTGCTCGAAGCCCCACCGCAGGGCCCCATGCTTCTGACGGCCTTGGGGCCTGGTTTCACGGCGGCCATGCTGCCCCTTCATGCCGATGTCTGA
- a CDS encoding sulfite exporter TauE/SafE family protein, which produces MAGLPLDAAFLGLALTVLVLAGTVKGLIGIGLPLITIPALSFFVGVPQAIAIMSLPILVTNGYQAFTNRELPRVARRFWPLLITLMAGVVLGASLLVTLDERTLYTVLGLAVITFGLVNLVNPSFRLPSHSERWLAPPIGFGAGVLGGLSNFFGPPIVLYLVALKLPREAFVAAVGLAFFVGALPLYSLLIAYDVYGWAEAAASLAAVLPVLCGVKLGERLRQRVPQDLFRLLVLGLLVVIGLSLLRRAWL; this is translated from the coding sequence GTGGCCGGCTTGCCGCTGGATGCGGCTTTCTTGGGACTTGCGCTGACGGTTCTGGTCTTGGCCGGAACGGTGAAGGGATTGATCGGGATCGGTCTGCCGCTGATCACGATTCCGGCGCTTTCCTTCTTTGTCGGCGTTCCGCAGGCCATCGCGATCATGTCTCTGCCGATCCTGGTGACCAATGGCTATCAGGCCTTCACCAATCGGGAACTGCCCCGGGTCGCTCGCCGTTTCTGGCCGCTTTTGATCACTCTGATGGCAGGCGTCGTCCTGGGGGCGAGCCTGTTGGTGACCCTGGACGAGCGGACGCTCTACACCGTTTTGGGCTTGGCGGTGATCACTTTCGGTCTGGTCAATCTGGTCAATCCCAGTTTTCGCCTGCCGTCTCATAGCGAACGCTGGCTGGCACCGCCGATTGGTTTCGGCGCCGGAGTTCTCGGCGGCCTGTCCAACTTTTTCGGTCCGCCGATCGTGCTCTACCTTGTGGCGCTGAAGCTTCCGCGCGAAGCCTTCGTCGCGGCCGTGGGGCTCGCCTTCTTCGTCGGAGCGCTGCCGCTCTATAGTCTTCTGATCGCCTACGATGTTTACGGTTGGGCGGAGGCAGCGGCGTCTCTGGCCGCGGTGTTGCCGGTGCTGTGCGGCGTCAAGCTCGGCGAACGCTTGCGCCAACGCGTGCCGCAGGACCTGTTCCGGCTGCTGGTGCTGGGTCTCTTGGTGGTGATCGGTCTCAGTTTGCTCCGCCGCGCCTGGCTCTGA
- the ppa gene encoding inorganic diphosphatase, whose protein sequence is MDIMKISVGHNPPQEINVIIEVPLGGDPVKYEFDKESGAIFVDRFLHTAMFYPCNYGFIPHTLADDGDPVDVLVAGPAPVVPGAVIRCRPVGVLVMEDEAGQDEKVLAVPVDKLHPYHTDVESYRQLPDILLEQIAHFFQHYKDLEPDKWVKINHWGDADEARKMIASAIEAAKR, encoded by the coding sequence ATGGACATCATGAAGATCTCGGTGGGGCACAATCCGCCTCAGGAAATCAACGTCATCATCGAAGTGCCGCTTGGCGGCGACCCGGTCAAATACGAGTTCGACAAGGAGTCCGGTGCAATCTTCGTCGACCGATTCCTGCACACGGCGATGTTCTATCCCTGCAATTACGGTTTCATTCCGCACACCTTGGCCGACGATGGCGATCCGGTCGACGTGCTGGTGGCGGGCCCGGCTCCCGTCGTCCCTGGTGCCGTGATCCGCTGCCGCCCCGTTGGCGTGCTGGTGATGGAGGATGAGGCGGGACAGGACGAGAAGGTGCTGGCGGTGCCCGTCGACAAGCTGCATCCCTACCACACCGATGTCGAAAGCTACCGTCAGCTACCGGATATTCTGCTTGAGCAGATCGCTCACTTCTTCCAGCACTACAAGGATCTGGAGCCCGACAAATGGGTCAAGATCAACCACTGGGGCGACGCCGATGAGGCGCGCAAGATGATCGCCAGCGCAATCGAAGCCGCCAAGCGATAG
- a CDS encoding isoprenylcysteine carboxyl methyltransferase family protein, translating into MPMSEGALLLALITLQRGLELVYSARNTRRLRQRGAVEVAPGHYPFIVAVHAAWLVTLWALGWDEQVSIPWLVAYIVLQGLRLWILVSLGQRWTTRILVLAEPLVLRGPYRVLRHPNYLLVVLEIAVVPLALGLPWLALLFSLLNAAVLFVRIREEDRALSAFRSRPSALP; encoded by the coding sequence ATGCCGATGTCTGAGGGGGCTTTGTTGCTTGCGCTGATCACGCTGCAGCGCGGTCTGGAGCTCGTTTATTCGGCTCGAAACACCCGGCGGCTTCGGCAGCGCGGCGCGGTTGAAGTCGCGCCCGGGCACTATCCCTTTATCGTTGCGGTGCATGCCGCATGGCTGGTTACGCTCTGGGCGCTAGGCTGGGATGAGCAGGTCTCGATTCCCTGGCTGGTGGCCTATATCGTTCTGCAGGGTCTGCGCCTCTGGATCCTGGTCAGTCTCGGACAACGCTGGACGACCCGTATACTTGTGCTCGCAGAACCTCTGGTCCTGCGTGGACCTTACCGCGTCCTTCGGCATCCCAACTATCTTCTGGTCGTCCTGGAGATTGCGGTCGTCCCCTTGGCACTCGGCCTTCCGTGGCTCGCGCTGCTGTTCTCTTTGTTGAACGCGGCGGTTCTTTTCGTCCGGATACGCGAGGAAGATCGCGCTTTGTCGGCCTTCCGATCGCGCCCCTCGGCCCTCCCATGA
- a CDS encoding TAXI family TRAP transporter solute-binding subunit produces the protein MRRQRLAPLLAAALLAAGPVLTSLPAMADVLTLAGGREGGLWSRIGLGLAQAVGSSAEDLTLAYVASPDGVINAKLLSQGGIDLALAQRAELAAASSGSAPFETPLGGLTAVASLGMAAPLHILMRRSTVEALEIETAGDLAQTSGLTYGMMPRDGLSAEIGLGVIEELAIVIPETERQARLVFAGLRSQLTRLRLGDIDVLLAPIQLGHAAVAEAAEAQQLTALAMEEPLREALALRFALVPSTIPTNAYAFVDAPTATVASDLVLAAKADSDPEQIEALTRSLFENLNQLRAVHPRLSGLTVQQLASIARAEGAPPLHPGAEAYLMARGLIPEPPEATN, from the coding sequence ATGCGCAGACAGCGTCTCGCCCCCCTTCTTGCGGCGGCCCTTCTGGCAGCGGGTCCAGTGTTGACCAGCCTTCCGGCGATGGCCGACGTTCTGACGCTGGCGGGTGGCCGCGAAGGCGGACTTTGGAGCCGGATCGGGCTCGGATTGGCGCAGGCGGTGGGCAGCAGCGCAGAGGACCTCACGCTGGCCTACGTCGCGTCGCCGGACGGCGTGATCAATGCCAAGCTCCTGAGCCAAGGAGGGATCGACCTGGCGCTGGCACAGCGCGCCGAACTGGCGGCGGCAAGCAGCGGCTCTGCGCCTTTCGAAACGCCGCTGGGGGGCCTGACCGCCGTCGCCAGCCTGGGCATGGCTGCCCCGCTCCACATCCTGATGCGACGCTCCACCGTAGAGGCCCTCGAGATCGAGACAGCCGGGGATTTGGCCCAAACGTCCGGCCTGACCTACGGGATGATGCCCCGCGACGGCCTATCGGCGGAAATCGGGCTTGGCGTCATCGAGGAACTCGCGATCGTCATTCCCGAGACTGAGCGGCAAGCGCGACTGGTGTTCGCCGGTCTGCGCAGCCAGCTGACGCGCTTGAGACTTGGCGACATCGACGTTCTGCTAGCGCCGATTCAGCTCGGCCATGCGGCCGTGGCGGAAGCCGCAGAGGCCCAGCAACTGACTGCGCTTGCGATGGAAGAGCCGCTGCGCGAGGCTTTGGCACTGCGCTTCGCCCTCGTCCCCTCGACAATCCCGACCAATGCCTATGCGTTCGTGGACGCGCCGACGGCCACCGTTGCCAGCGATCTCGTCCTGGCGGCAAAGGCCGACAGCGATCCGGAACAGATCGAGGCTCTGACGCGGTCGCTGTTCGAGAATCTCAATCAACTGAGGGCCGTGCATCCGCGCCTGTCGGGACTGACGGTCCAACAACTCGCCTCGATCGCGCGGGCGGAAGGCGCCCCGCCGTTGCATCCGGGTGCGGAGGCCTACCTGATGGCCAGAGGCCTCATCCCCGAGCCGCCGGAAGCGACCAACTAG
- a CDS encoding ChaN family lipoprotein, which produces MPISTLFPAVVRASLLLAAFLHAAPLVPAVAAPLPDWQSPLLRDHPLTGKIWDPTAERFVSVEQIPRRLAAVDVVLLGERHDNADHHRLQAWVVSAMIAAGHRPAVAFEMIPRDRAGDLDAYLAEGGTAVGLGDALDWADSGWPDWSLYRPIAEVALANELEIVAADLPVAKRRQISETGAEALPMDLRAAWALERPWPEEMTRSLQEELSRAHCDVAPPEAFAGLAEVQRARDAAMADSLLQALERTDTAVLIAGAGHTRSDRGVPWFLVARSPALDNLAIAFREVEMGVTAPADYGDHGGHDLIWFTPRHDDVDPCEAFAEQLERLRPVP; this is translated from the coding sequence ATGCCGATTTCCACTCTGTTTCCAGCCGTCGTGCGAGCCAGCTTGCTCCTCGCCGCTTTTCTGCACGCCGCTCCCCTTGTCCCGGCGGTTGCGGCACCTTTGCCTGACTGGCAAAGTCCGCTGCTGCGCGACCATCCCCTGACCGGCAAGATCTGGGATCCGACGGCGGAGCGCTTCGTTTCCGTCGAACAGATCCCGCGGCGTCTGGCGGCGGTCGACGTCGTGCTGCTGGGCGAGCGTCATGACAATGCCGACCATCACCGGCTTCAGGCCTGGGTCGTCTCCGCCATGATCGCGGCGGGTCATCGGCCCGCGGTGGCTTTCGAGATGATTCCGCGCGATCGCGCCGGGGATCTGGACGCCTACTTGGCTGAGGGCGGCACGGCTGTGGGTCTCGGCGATGCGCTGGATTGGGCCGACAGCGGCTGGCCGGACTGGTCGCTCTACCGGCCGATCGCGGAGGTGGCTCTGGCAAACGAACTCGAAATCGTCGCCGCGGATCTGCCGGTGGCTAAGCGGCGGCAGATCTCCGAGACCGGGGCCGAAGCGTTACCGATGGATCTCCGTGCCGCCTGGGCTCTCGAACGGCCCTGGCCGGAGGAGATGACCCGGTCGCTGCAGGAGGAGTTGTCTCGGGCTCATTGCGACGTCGCGCCGCCCGAGGCCTTTGCCGGCCTTGCCGAGGTTCAGCGGGCGCGCGATGCCGCAATGGCCGACAGCCTGCTGCAGGCGCTCGAGCGAACCGACACGGCGGTGCTGATCGCCGGGGCCGGCCATACGCGCAGCGACCGGGGCGTGCCTTGGTTTCTCGTTGCTCGCTCACCCGCACTCGACAACCTTGCCATTGCCTTTCGCGAAGTGGAGATGGGCGTGACGGCTCCGGCCGACTATGGCGATCATGGCGGTCACGATCTGATTTGGTTTACTCCGCGTCACGACGACGTGGATCCCTGCGAAGCCTTCGCCGAGCAATTGGAACGTCTGCGGCCGGTGCCCTAG
- a CDS encoding rhomboid family intramembrane serine protease, with protein MLGAMLLGHLAQVFLPFEQRHWLEITFALWMFSGGEFLPERAYSLLSYAFLHGDWMHLLFNALWIAILGSKLHEALGTRRFLLLFVVSTAVAGLVQVASGWGETTLTIGASGFVYALVACMAYLFVLHPTDSPAERRRKLVVFTIAIAAINVAFAYAAGGFVTAGDIAWQAHAGGFLAGLALYPPLARSALRARRGGAN; from the coding sequence TTGCTCGGTGCCATGCTGCTGGGCCATCTGGCTCAAGTCTTCCTGCCCTTCGAACAGCGGCATTGGCTGGAGATTACCTTCGCGCTCTGGATGTTCTCCGGAGGTGAATTCCTGCCAGAGCGGGCTTACTCCTTGCTGAGCTACGCTTTTCTGCATGGCGATTGGATGCACCTGCTTTTCAATGCGCTCTGGATCGCCATTCTGGGCAGCAAGCTGCATGAAGCCCTTGGAACTAGACGTTTTCTCCTCCTCTTCGTCGTCTCCACCGCAGTCGCCGGTCTGGTTCAAGTCGCCAGCGGCTGGGGCGAAACGACACTGACGATCGGCGCGTCGGGCTTCGTCTACGCCTTGGTTGCCTGCATGGCTTATCTCTTCGTCCTGCACCCGACGGACAGTCCCGCGGAGCGTCGGCGGAAACTGGTGGTCTTCACGATTGCCATTGCCGCGATCAACGTCGCCTTCGCCTATGCAGCAGGGGGATTCGTGACGGCGGGCGATATCGCCTGGCAGGCCCATGCCGGCGGTTTTCTGGCGGGTCTTGCGCTCTATCCGCCGCTCGCCCGTTCGGCGCTCAGAGCCAGGCGCGGCGGAGCAAACTGA
- a CDS encoding Fur family transcriptional regulator, translating into MTAARPPEPSSGETPHSPKSCHHELAEMLTAAELLCSKRGRQLTALRRRVLELIAEQDHPVGAYELIDRLTGERGRTAPPTVYRTLEFLQAEGLVHRIESLNAFVACPHPDRPHATQFFICKTCGATAELHDQQVAATISEHAARSGFTVDRQVVEVTGRCTACQGASAGSSAHARA; encoded by the coding sequence ATGACCGCAGCGCGGCCGCCCGAACCGTCATCCGGCGAAACGCCGCACAGCCCCAAGAGCTGCCATCACGAACTGGCCGAAATGCTGACGGCGGCCGAGCTGCTCTGCTCCAAACGCGGCCGCCAGCTGACCGCCTTACGCCGTCGCGTCCTGGAACTGATCGCCGAGCAGGATCATCCCGTCGGGGCTTACGAACTGATCGATCGCTTGACAGGCGAACGCGGCCGGACGGCGCCGCCGACCGTCTATCGGACCTTGGAATTCCTTCAGGCCGAGGGGCTGGTCCACCGCATCGAAAGCCTCAACGCCTTCGTTGCCTGCCCGCATCCCGACCGGCCTCACGCGACCCAGTTCTTCATCTGCAAGACCTGCGGCGCCACGGCCGAACTGCACGATCAGCAGGTCGCAGCGACGATTTCGGAACATGCCGCCCGCTCAGGTTTCACCGTGGATCGTCAGGTGGTTGAAGTCACCGGCCGCTGCACCGCGTGCCAAGGGGCCTCGGCAGGCTCCAGCGCGCACGCGAGGGCCTAG
- a CDS encoding efflux RND transporter permease subunit translates to MQSIGFGAERLGLVAVRHPWFAVALSLGLFALSFGGVLQLRFTDDTWRVFSGDNRASAAYERLRTESADAADGLFLVVEGDFAAPEVLQDFSAFADRVAALPSIADVATILSLAELGDTLELAAGPGFETELAEAAPGPPVPAELAVHPLSQGLLLSRDLSLAAIALDPVDDLGEIENLRRLRREVTELAASAPSSLTAQLSGLPVARSRVIDALVREQPLLLGLGLAIGFLCGVLLLGRFADALVIASVPVFTVTAAYGIIGLAGLKMTVLLNNLPLLILALGFATSMHLVYDARRRLYDTDYAFTALRSTVLKIGPACALSVFTTMLAFLSFEVSGSDAIREFGRIGAVSVFGVFVASMLVHPAAVFVALRLGWRPLPTELGDSRLARRFQTASAFLAKRQLLRRRSLLIVGLALLLIVGYGSSRVTPGYSALEQIPPTSQTYRLAQTVEDHLGGIHPIQLPLPVFFAEAQAPLQALVQVRRVHEAVEAAFPERPLLSMTSVIRWLEAEGLSAGSATLRRLFEVAPPLLGNAVVSSDGGHAMITLWARERDDIGAVAAELEATAGAVLERDLTGQASGLAVLSARSAPLVIERLQLSLILAAVGASVLMALAFRSAAVFPLCLLPNLLPVLAVGALLAALDIELTLATALAMTVALGIAVDDTVHMTSAALEARRSRSSGEAVIAAARSVGPVLIVTTVVLTVGLSPALFSWSPATAAFAAFAIATIGLALVADLGLLPALLGVYLARRRDRPDS, encoded by the coding sequence ATGCAGTCGATCGGTTTCGGTGCCGAACGTCTCGGTCTCGTCGCCGTACGCCATCCCTGGTTCGCCGTCGCCCTGTCTCTGGGTCTTTTCGCGCTATCGTTCGGCGGAGTCTTGCAGCTCCGCTTCACGGACGACACATGGCGCGTTTTTTCCGGCGACAACAGGGCTTCCGCCGCCTACGAGCGGCTTAGAACGGAGTCGGCGGACGCCGCCGATGGTCTGTTCCTGGTCGTGGAAGGCGACTTCGCCGCACCCGAAGTCCTGCAAGACTTCAGCGCCTTTGCAGATCGTGTTGCGGCGCTCCCCTCGATCGCAGACGTAGCGACCATTCTCTCCTTGGCCGAACTGGGCGATACGCTGGAACTTGCGGCTGGACCGGGTTTCGAGACCGAGCTTGCCGAGGCGGCGCCGGGCCCACCTGTGCCGGCAGAGTTGGCGGTGCATCCCTTGAGCCAGGGGTTGCTGCTCTCTCGGGATCTCTCTTTGGCCGCTATCGCACTCGATCCGGTTGACGATCTGGGGGAGATCGAAAACCTGCGTCGACTGCGGAGAGAGGTGACGGAGCTGGCCGCGAGCGCACCCTCGTCGCTCACCGCGCAACTGAGCGGCCTGCCTGTCGCCCGTAGCCGGGTGATCGACGCTCTGGTGCGCGAACAACCCCTGTTGCTCGGTCTGGGTCTCGCGATCGGCTTTCTCTGTGGGGTCCTGCTGCTCGGCCGCTTCGCCGATGCCCTCGTGATCGCCAGCGTTCCGGTCTTCACGGTCACGGCCGCCTACGGGATCATCGGGCTCGCCGGTCTCAAGATGACCGTCTTGCTTAACAATCTGCCTCTGCTGATTCTGGCCCTCGGCTTCGCCACTTCCATGCATCTGGTCTACGACGCCCGACGACGCCTCTACGATACGGACTACGCCTTTACCGCCCTGCGTTCGACCGTTCTGAAGATCGGCCCGGCTTGCGCTCTGTCGGTCTTCACCACCATGCTGGCCTTTCTCTCGTTCGAAGTATCGGGATCGGACGCGATCCGCGAGTTCGGCCGGATCGGGGCGGTGTCCGTCTTCGGTGTCTTCGTCGCCTCCATGCTGGTGCATCCGGCCGCGGTTTTCGTCGCACTGCGCTTGGGGTGGCGGCCGCTGCCGACGGAACTCGGCGACAGCCGTCTTGCGCGCCGGTTCCAGACGGCCTCTGCATTCCTGGCGAAGCGCCAGCTGCTCCGCAGGCGCAGCCTTCTGATCGTCGGTCTGGCACTGCTTCTGATCGTCGGATACGGGAGCAGCCGCGTGACGCCCGGCTACTCGGCGCTGGAGCAGATCCCACCCACGTCGCAAACCTATCGCCTCGCTCAGACCGTCGAGGATCACCTGGGCGGTATTCATCCGATTCAACTGCCGTTGCCGGTTTTCTTCGCGGAGGCGCAGGCGCCACTGCAGGCCTTGGTTCAGGTCAGGCGTGTCCACGAGGCGGTCGAGGCTGCTTTTCCCGAGCGGCCGCTTCTGTCGATGACAAGCGTGATCCGTTGGCTGGAAGCGGAAGGTTTGAGCGCCGGTTCCGCGACACTACGCCGTCTGTTTGAGGTCGCGCCGCCTCTTCTGGGAAATGCCGTTGTTTCGAGCGACGGCGGACACGCGATGATTACGCTCTGGGCAAGGGAGAGGGACGATATCGGCGCGGTGGCGGCCGAGCTTGAGGCGACCGCCGGTGCCGTGCTGGAGCGGGACCTCACGGGGCAGGCGAGCGGTCTCGCGGTTCTTTCGGCGCGCTCCGCGCCGCTCGTGATCGAGCGCTTGCAGCTGAGCCTCATCCTTGCAGCCGTCGGTGCGTCCGTCCTGATGGCGCTGGCCTTTCGCAGCGCTGCGGTGTTTCCCCTCTGCCTCCTGCCGAACCTGCTCCCTGTCCTGGCTGTCGGTGCTCTGCTTGCCGCGTTGGACATCGAGCTGACCCTGGCGACCGCGCTCGCCATGACCGTGGCTCTGGGCATCGCGGTCGACGATACGGTTCACATGACCTCCGCCGCTCTGGAGGCCCGGCGGTCCCGCTCGAGCGGCGAGGCGGTCATCGCTGCGGCCCGATCGGTCGGACCTGTGCTGATCGTCACCACAGTCGTTCTGACGGTCGGATTGTCGCCGGCGCTCTTCAGCTGGTCGCCAGCCACGGCCGCTTTCGCCGCCTTTGCGATTGCGACGATCGGTTTGGCGCTCGTGGCGGACCTCGGTCTTCTGCCGGCGCTTCTCGGCGTCTATCTCGCGCGACGGCGTGACCGGCCGGACTCCTAA